From Romeriopsis navalis LEGE 11480, the proteins below share one genomic window:
- a CDS encoding TPR end-of-group domain-containing protein has protein sequence MRKASSVISENREWVFSGIGVAIVLAFIPTLISGFSKIPSMLVPDVIVRVQVVENTLPPDIAEWFKKIPAANRDAELLYKTKGISNRETRKDALVGDALKPLISPIAKKLDFYYNKGFKKYIVELENQSNKPVSDAKLRLDNVYALWSADAEGTFLSPDARLQLISQIEKGHSNDSIVLSKLPTLPAKSDLKLVLYADNYSSLFNKLEFSVSGHSSDVRTVRQLEDSLLADWAANPHKPFEIIIFILLIGGYSSWAFGMPIYHNKLSQIRRDASAKALYAAGCRFAYLRKDDEAMLLLKRAVDTGYSNNKAALSDPNLNDLRNREDFQNLFPNSKD, from the coding sequence ATGAGAAAAGCAAGTTCCGTAATTTCAGAAAATCGCGAGTGGGTATTTAGCGGAATTGGTGTCGCCATAGTACTTGCATTCATCCCTACACTGATATCAGGTTTTTCTAAAATTCCATCGATGCTTGTGCCCGATGTGATCGTGCGTGTTCAAGTTGTGGAAAATACGCTTCCTCCCGATATTGCCGAGTGGTTCAAGAAAATACCTGCGGCCAATAGAGATGCAGAGTTGCTTTATAAAACTAAAGGAATTTCAAATCGGGAGACAAGGAAGGATGCTCTAGTGGGTGATGCTTTAAAACCTTTAATTAGCCCAATAGCTAAGAAGTTAGATTTCTATTACAATAAAGGTTTTAAAAAATATATAGTGGAGCTGGAAAATCAATCTAACAAGCCTGTATCAGATGCAAAGCTCCGATTAGATAATGTTTATGCACTTTGGTCTGCAGATGCAGAAGGTACTTTCCTAAGCCCTGATGCTCGTCTTCAGCTAATCAGTCAAATTGAAAAAGGTCATTCAAACGATTCAATTGTGCTATCAAAATTGCCTACCCTTCCTGCAAAATCTGATCTCAAGCTGGTTTTGTATGCAGATAATTACTCTAGTTTATTCAATAAACTAGAGTTCAGTGTTTCTGGGCACTCTAGCGATGTAAGAACCGTGCGTCAATTGGAAGATTCTCTTTTGGCTGATTGGGCTGCTAATCCTCATAAACCCTTTGAGATTATTATATTTATTTTGTTGATAGGAGGCTATTCCTCGTGGGCGTTTGGGATGCCTATTTATCACAATAAGCTCAGTCAGATACGTCGAGATGCTTCTGCTAAAGCGCTATATGCTGCTGGTTGTAGGTTTGCATATCTCCGGAAAGATGATGAAGCAATGCTTTTACTTAAAAGAGCAGTTGATACAGGTTATTCGAATAACAAAGCAGCTCTAAGTGATCCCAATTTGAACGATTTACGTAACCGAGAAGATTTCCAGAACCTATTCCCTAATTCTAAAGACTAG
- a CDS encoding Uma2 family endonuclease, with the protein MTAAPVKNLTLADFLHLPYVEESPAWEYVDGVLQQKPMPKTRHSMLQKRLLTAVDAATEDYTALPELRCTFGGRSTVPDVAVVVWERIPVNDLGEPEDHFTLAPDWTIEILSPDQKATRVIDNILHCLKHGCRLGWMLDPDDYAVFVFQSQRETEVFRGDRLLPMLEGIDLSLTAEQIFSWLQVKRR; encoded by the coding sequence ATGACTGCGGCTCCCGTAAAAAATCTGACATTAGCGGACTTCTTACATTTACCGTATGTAGAGGAGTCGCCAGCGTGGGAGTACGTTGATGGGGTGCTACAGCAAAAGCCCATGCCGAAAACCCGACATTCAATGCTGCAAAAGCGTCTGCTGACTGCAGTGGACGCGGCGACTGAGGATTACACGGCATTGCCAGAGTTGCGTTGTACGTTTGGTGGTCGCTCAACGGTACCAGATGTTGCAGTGGTTGTTTGGGAGCGCATTCCAGTGAATGACTTGGGTGAGCCGGAAGATCATTTCACCCTTGCCCCGGATTGGACGATTGAAATCTTGTCTCCAGATCAAAAAGCCACCCGCGTGATTGACAATATCTTGCATTGTTTGAAGCATGGTTGTCGGTTGGGGTGGATGCTTGATCCGGATGATTATGCGGTGTTTGTGTTTCAGTCGCAGCGTGAGACAGAAGTTTTTCGGGGCGATCGACTGTTGCCGATGCTTGAAGGGATTGACTTGAGCTTAACGGCGGAGCAAATATTCAGTTGGTTGCAAGTCAAACGGCGTTGA
- the glmU gene encoding bifunctional UDP-N-acetylglucosamine diphosphorylase/glucosamine-1-phosphate N-acetyltransferase GlmU, with translation MDKTMVAVAVLAAGKGTRMKSDLPKVLHPLGGKLLVERVLEVAETLQPTRRLAIVGYRRETVREALAHVANLEFVEQVEQLGTGHAVQQVLPHLEDFDGDFLVLNGDAPLLRPETLQQLLKVHREKGQAATILTAHLPDPTGYGRVFCDENGFLTEIIEHRDCTPEQRENTRVNAGIYCFRWKDLQKALPQLSNDNDQEEYYLTDAVNMLRPVTVFDCDDYQETLGINDRLQLSQAYGILQKRVKDHWMRQGVNMIDPASVTIEDTVELTADVTIEPQTHLRGKTKIGAGSRIGPGSLVENSSIGENVTVAFSIVRDSVVANNTNIGPYSHLRVNANVGEACRIGNFVELKNTTLGYKTNASHLSYLGDATIGDQSNIGAGTITVNYDGKHKHKTVIGQGTRVGSNNSLVAPLNIGSGVTTAAGSTIVEDLPDDCLAIARPQQVVKAGWKPKWMR, from the coding sequence ATGGATAAAACCATGGTAGCGGTAGCAGTTTTGGCGGCGGGTAAAGGCACACGCATGAAGTCGGATTTGCCGAAGGTGTTGCATCCCCTGGGTGGCAAGCTACTGGTGGAACGGGTGTTAGAAGTCGCGGAAACGTTGCAGCCGACGCGGCGGTTGGCGATCGTTGGGTATCGCCGTGAAACGGTGCGTGAAGCCTTAGCCCATGTCGCCAATTTAGAATTTGTCGAGCAAGTTGAACAACTGGGGACGGGCCATGCGGTGCAGCAGGTCTTGCCGCACCTCGAAGACTTTGATGGCGATTTCTTGGTGCTGAATGGGGATGCGCCGCTACTGCGTCCAGAAACCTTACAGCAGCTATTGAAAGTACACCGCGAGAAAGGGCAAGCCGCGACGATTCTGACGGCCCATTTGCCTGATCCGACAGGGTATGGCCGGGTGTTTTGTGATGAGAATGGCTTTCTGACCGAGATTATTGAGCACCGGGACTGTACGCCGGAGCAGCGGGAAAATACGCGGGTGAATGCGGGGATTTATTGTTTTCGGTGGAAGGACTTGCAAAAGGCCTTGCCGCAGTTAAGTAATGATAATGATCAGGAAGAGTACTATCTGACGGATGCGGTGAATATGCTGCGCCCCGTGACGGTGTTTGACTGCGATGATTACCAGGAGACGCTAGGGATTAACGATCGCCTACAACTGTCTCAAGCCTATGGCATTCTCCAAAAGCGGGTGAAGGATCACTGGATGCGGCAAGGGGTGAATATGATTGACCCCGCCAGTGTGACGATCGAAGATACGGTTGAGCTGACGGCAGATGTGACGATTGAGCCGCAGACCCATTTGCGCGGCAAAACCAAAATCGGCGCGGGCAGTCGGATTGGTCCGGGTAGTTTAGTTGAGAACAGTAGCATTGGTGAAAATGTGACTGTTGCGTTCTCAATTGTGCGCGATAGCGTTGTGGCGAACAATACAAATATTGGTCCTTATTCCCATCTCCGCGTGAATGCGAATGTGGGTGAAGCCTGCCGGATTGGTAACTTTGTGGAGCTGAAGAATACGACGTTGGGCTATAAGACGAATGCGTCGCACCTCAGCTATCTCGGTGATGCAACGATCGGTGATCAGTCGAATATTGGGGCCGGGACGATTACGGTGAATTATGACGGTAAGCATAAGCATAAGACGGTGATTGGTCAGGGGACCCGCGTCGGTTCAAATAACTCATTGGTCGCTCCGTTGAATATTGGCTCTGGGGTGACAACGGCAGCGGGGTCCACGATCGTGGAAGATTTGCCGGATGATTGTTTGGCGATTGCGCGGCCGCAGCAGGTGGTGAAGGCGGGTTGGAAGCCGAAGTGGATGCGATAG
- a CDS encoding HD-GYP domain-containing protein, which produces MSTLEQEQAKVLIVDDTGSSRAMAVDVLICEGYEVLEADNGYSAIDIVHQHQPDLVLLDVLMPGIDGYEVCRRLKQDENTRLMPVIFMTSLEEKSARIQGIEAGGDDFLTKPFDRVELSARVKSLVRQKRLNQDLDHAEKVLFSIAKTVESRDPNTGDHCERLVQRGKSFGEYLGLSRSEVQDLMWGGYLHDIGKVGIADAILLKPGRFTPAEFELMKQHTLIGENICKPLRTMQGVVPIIRHHHERWDGSGYPDQLQGDEIPYLAQIFQLIDIYDALVSERPYKDGMTPEHALEMMQKEVDKGWRNPALFKQFKAYIYAVELKQQPASTVWFDRYLKPPSQVSQSQSSSHSQGVG; this is translated from the coding sequence GTGAGTACCTTAGAACAAGAGCAGGCAAAGGTTCTGATTGTGGATGATACGGGGTCCAGCCGAGCGATGGCGGTGGATGTATTGATCTGCGAAGGCTATGAAGTTTTGGAGGCGGATAACGGTTATAGCGCAATCGATATCGTGCATCAGCATCAGCCAGACCTCGTGTTACTCGATGTATTGATGCCAGGAATTGATGGCTATGAGGTGTGCCGCCGCCTCAAGCAGGATGAGAATACGCGGTTGATGCCCGTGATTTTTATGACCTCGCTGGAGGAGAAGTCGGCCCGGATTCAGGGGATTGAGGCGGGCGGGGATGATTTTCTGACCAAACCTTTCGATCGTGTGGAGCTGTCGGCGCGGGTGAAGTCCTTGGTGCGTCAGAAGCGGTTGAACCAGGATCTCGATCACGCTGAGAAAGTATTGTTTTCGATCGCGAAAACAGTCGAGAGCCGTGATCCCAATACCGGCGATCATTGTGAACGCTTAGTGCAGCGGGGTAAGAGTTTTGGGGAATACCTTGGGTTGTCACGATCAGAGGTCCAGGATTTGATGTGGGGTGGCTACCTGCATGACATTGGTAAAGTTGGTATTGCCGATGCAATCTTGCTGAAGCCAGGGCGGTTTACACCGGCAGAGTTTGAGCTGATGAAGCAGCATACCTTGATTGGTGAGAATATTTGTAAGCCCCTGCGGACGATGCAGGGGGTTGTGCCAATTATTCGTCATCATCATGAGCGCTGGGATGGATCGGGTTATCCGGATCAGCTGCAAGGTGATGAAATTCCTTACTTAGCCCAAATATTTCAGTTAATTGATATTTATGATGCACTGGTCAGTGAGCGGCCCTATAAGGACGGCATGACCCCGGAGCATGCGCTCGAAATGATGCAAAAAGAGGTTGACAAGGGATGGCGGAATCCCGCGTTATTTAAGCAATTTAAAGCGTATATCTATGCCGTGGAGCTGAAGCAACAGCCAGCGAGTACCGTTTGGTTCGATCGCTATTTGAAGCCGCCATCACAAGTTAGTCAATCTCAGAGTTCATCCCATTCTCAAGGTGTGGGTTAG
- a CDS encoding DEAD/DEAH box helicase has product MAVFSLDPKSIFPFELDDFQYQAIAALDADKSVVVCAPTGSGKTLIGEYAIHRALARGKRVFYTTPLKALSNQKLRDFRQQFGTDQVGLLTGDISINRDAPVIVMTTEIFRNMLYGTPIGEVGTSLVDLDTVVLDECHYMNDRQRGTVWEESIIYCPAEVQLVALSATVENSDQLTDWIDTVHGPTELIYSDFRPVPLAFNYGHPKGIFPLLNETGDRMNPRLKPKGGTHRPRGANRRGMPRAEAPTIPFIVTKLREKNMLPAIYFIFSRRNCNKALEGFGATSLVSAVEREAIDRHIADFTQRHPEAVRAEFVEPLRRGLAAHHAGILPAWKGFVEELFQQALVKVVFATETLAAGINMPARTTVIASLSKRTDAGHRLLNASEFLQMSGRAGRRGMDTQGYVVTLQTPFEGAREAARLAMANADPLVSQFTPTYGMVLNLLQMHTLEEVRSLIERSFGQYLSTLYLKPQKTEIQRCATEVDRLRSALEQVDFKQLEQYEKIRERLREEKRLLKILQQQAAETQAETTAMSLEFAVSGSLLTLRSPAAKSANPMPAVLVMKATSSGKFPLLVCLGQNNRWYVVATTDVVALHGELPRLKAADTVVPPLDLLPKPGQSRKGDELSLAVAKTIPDAPALEELAPEVHAQMQRMLAVQAQMDEHPMHTWGDRGKVQKQQRRLVRLEEELDDRQGKLVKQSQQRWQEFLGLIEILEHFGCLEDFKPTRLGEATAAIRGDNELWLGLALMSGEFDHLGPHHLAACCAALVVEVSRPDTWTRYGISENTLEALEGVRGIRRQVFQQQRRREIMLPVWFELDLIGLVEQWALGTEWLELCENTSLDEGDVVRILRRTLDFLSQIPHVPHAPRELKDNAVRAMQLIDRFPINETVG; this is encoded by the coding sequence GTGGCTGTTTTTTCGCTTGACCCTAAATCAATATTTCCATTTGAACTAGATGATTTCCAATATCAGGCGATCGCAGCCCTAGATGCAGATAAATCTGTGGTTGTCTGTGCACCTACGGGATCAGGTAAAACGTTAATTGGTGAGTATGCGATTCATCGGGCATTGGCCCGGGGGAAACGGGTTTTTTACACGACACCCTTGAAGGCACTTTCAAATCAGAAGCTACGCGATTTTCGTCAGCAATTCGGCACCGATCAGGTGGGCCTATTGACCGGTGATATTTCGATCAATCGAGATGCCCCAGTCATTGTGATGACGACTGAAATCTTTCGCAATATGCTGTACGGTACTCCGATTGGTGAAGTTGGGACATCGCTGGTGGATCTTGATACGGTGGTGCTAGATGAATGCCACTATATGAACGATCGCCAACGTGGGACGGTTTGGGAAGAGTCAATTATTTACTGTCCGGCTGAGGTGCAGCTGGTGGCGCTATCGGCGACGGTGGAAAACAGTGACCAGCTGACGGATTGGATCGACACGGTACATGGCCCGACTGAACTGATTTATTCGGATTTTCGGCCCGTGCCTTTGGCCTTTAACTATGGTCATCCCAAGGGGATTTTTCCGCTGCTGAATGAGACGGGCGATCGGATGAATCCGCGTCTGAAGCCTAAAGGTGGTACGCATCGACCCCGTGGAGCCAATCGCCGGGGGATGCCGCGAGCAGAAGCACCAACGATCCCGTTTATTGTGACGAAGCTGCGGGAGAAAAATATGCTCCCGGCAATTTATTTTATTTTTAGCCGCCGTAACTGTAACAAGGCGTTAGAGGGATTTGGGGCGACTTCGCTGGTTTCTGCGGTGGAGCGGGAGGCGATCGATCGGCATATTGCTGATTTTACTCAGCGACATCCGGAGGCAGTGCGGGCGGAATTTGTGGAACCGCTGCGGCGGGGTTTAGCCGCGCACCATGCCGGTATTTTACCCGCGTGGAAAGGGTTTGTGGAAGAGCTATTCCAGCAGGCATTGGTCAAAGTTGTATTTGCGACGGAAACGCTGGCGGCGGGGATTAATATGCCGGCCCGGACAACGGTGATTGCTTCGTTATCCAAGCGGACCGATGCGGGGCATCGACTACTCAATGCTTCGGAATTTCTGCAAATGTCGGGTCGCGCTGGCCGACGGGGGATGGATACCCAGGGTTATGTAGTGACGCTGCAAACGCCGTTTGAGGGGGCACGGGAGGCGGCGCGGTTAGCGATGGCGAATGCTGATCCATTGGTGAGCCAGTTCACGCCGACCTATGGCATGGTGCTGAATTTGCTGCAAATGCACACGCTGGAGGAAGTGCGATCGCTGATTGAGCGCAGTTTTGGGCAATACCTCTCGACCCTATATTTGAAGCCCCAAAAAACGGAAATCCAGCGCTGTGCAACGGAAGTCGATCGCTTACGATCGGCCCTCGAGCAAGTGGATTTCAAACAACTAGAGCAATATGAAAAAATCCGTGAGCGGTTGCGGGAAGAAAAGCGACTGCTGAAGATTTTGCAGCAGCAAGCGGCCGAAACCCAAGCAGAAACGACGGCGATGTCCCTGGAATTTGCGGTGTCGGGATCGCTCTTAACCTTGCGATCGCCTGCCGCCAAATCCGCTAACCCAATGCCCGCCGTGCTGGTGATGAAAGCGACGAGTTCGGGTAAGTTTCCGTTGCTGGTCTGTCTAGGCCAGAACAACCGCTGGTATGTGGTGGCAACGACGGATGTGGTGGCCTTACATGGCGAATTGCCCCGCCTCAAAGCAGCGGATACCGTCGTACCGCCTTTAGATCTACTGCCCAAGCCGGGGCAATCGCGGAAAGGCGACGAGCTATCTTTGGCGGTAGCCAAGACGATCCCGGATGCGCCGGCCTTGGAAGAACTGGCGCCGGAAGTCCATGCCCAGATGCAACGGATGCTGGCGGTGCAGGCGCAAATGGACGAGCACCCGATGCACACTTGGGGCGATCGTGGCAAAGTCCAAAAGCAGCAGCGGCGGCTGGTCCGCCTGGAAGAAGAACTCGATGATCGCCAAGGCAAGCTGGTGAAACAATCCCAACAGCGCTGGCAAGAATTTCTAGGATTAATTGAAATTTTGGAACATTTTGGTTGTTTGGAAGACTTCAAACCCACGCGCTTGGGCGAAGCGACGGCGGCAATTCGCGGCGATAATGAGCTGTGGTTAGGCTTGGCTTTAATGTCGGGCGAATTCGATCACTTAGGGCCACACCATTTGGCGGCCTGCTGTGCCGCCTTGGTCGTTGAGGTCTCACGCCCTGATACCTGGACGCGTTACGGCATTTCCGAGAATACGTTGGAGGCGTTGGAGGGGGTCCGTGGGATTCGACGCCAGGTATTTCAACAGCAGCGGCGGCGCGAGATTATGTTGCCGGTGTGGTTTGAATTAGATTTGATTGGTTTAGTTGAACAATGGGCCTTAGGCACAGAATGGTTAGAACTCTGTGAAAATACCAGCCTGGACGAGGGAGATGTCGTACGAATTCTCCGCCGAACGTTGGATTTCCTATCGCAGATTCCGCATGTACCACATGCGCCCAGGGAGCTAAAAGATAATGCGGTGCGGGCGATGCAGTTGATCGATCGATTCCCGATTAACGAAACAGTCGGCTAG
- the dnaA gene encoding chromosomal replication initiator protein DnaA — translation MPKLTIDSLWSEALERMKLQLSRPTFETWIQSAVPAELENNCLTLRTPNPFSRNWIQKYYINTIVSALEEVAGYPIDLQLIVDQDEQDSSSKQVVSKIHRKELTPPVLVHTPQQRSILNPRYVFSRLVVGPNNRMAHAASLAVAESPGQEFNPLFLCGGVGLGKTHLMQAIGHYRLEIDPTAKVYYVSTERFTNDLITAIQKDDMPSFRDLYRAADVLLVDDIQFIEGKEYTQEEFFHTFNALYEAGKQVVLASDRQPHQIPRLQDRLCSRFSMGLIADIQPPDFETRMAVLQKKAEYEDMALPRDVLEYIASNYTNNIRELEGALNRAVAYISISGLPMTIENITPVLNPVMEKVEITPQDIIQVVSQHFNVAVEDMKSSSRRREISTARQIGMYLIRQHTDLSLPKIGDVFGGKDHTTVLYSCDKIEKNKAVNAELARTIQQLGEQITGRR, via the coding sequence ATGCCAAAACTCACGATCGATAGCCTTTGGTCTGAAGCATTGGAGCGCATGAAGCTACAGCTCAGTCGTCCTACGTTTGAAACGTGGATTCAAAGTGCTGTTCCAGCAGAATTAGAGAATAATTGTTTAACCCTGCGCACTCCTAATCCGTTTTCAAGGAATTGGATACAAAAATACTATATTAATACGATTGTTTCAGCGCTTGAGGAGGTTGCAGGTTATCCGATCGATCTGCAATTAATCGTTGATCAAGATGAGCAGGATAGTTCCAGCAAACAGGTCGTTAGCAAGATTCATCGGAAAGAATTAACGCCACCGGTGTTGGTGCATACACCCCAGCAACGATCGATTCTTAATCCGCGCTATGTCTTTTCTCGGTTAGTGGTTGGTCCGAATAATCGGATGGCCCATGCTGCTTCACTCGCGGTGGCGGAATCACCGGGTCAAGAATTTAATCCGCTGTTTTTATGCGGTGGCGTTGGCCTTGGAAAAACCCATTTAATGCAAGCGATTGGTCATTACCGCCTTGAGATTGACCCAACCGCCAAGGTTTATTACGTTTCAACTGAGCGCTTTACCAATGACTTGATCACGGCAATTCAGAAAGATGATATGCCAAGCTTTCGGGATCTGTATCGGGCGGCGGATGTGTTGTTAGTGGATGATATTCAGTTTATTGAAGGAAAGGAATATACCCAAGAAGAGTTCTTCCATACCTTTAATGCACTCTATGAAGCGGGTAAACAAGTGGTCTTGGCCAGCGATCGCCAACCGCATCAAATCCCGCGTTTGCAAGATCGGCTCTGTTCGCGTTTTTCGATGGGCTTGATCGCGGATATTCAGCCACCGGATTTTGAAACTCGGATGGCGGTATTACAGAAAAAAGCCGAATACGAGGATATGGCGCTACCCCGAGATGTGCTGGAATATATTGCGTCGAATTACACCAATAATATTCGGGAGTTAGAAGGTGCATTAAATCGTGCTGTGGCCTACATCTCAATTTCCGGCCTGCCAATGACGATTGAAAATATCACGCCAGTCCTGAATCCTGTGATGGAGAAGGTTGAAATTACACCGCAGGACATTATTCAGGTGGTATCGCAGCATTTCAACGTCGCAGTTGAAGATATGAAAAGTAGTTCGCGGCGGCGTGAAATTAGTACCGCTCGTCAAATCGGCATGTATTTGATTCGGCAGCATACCGATTTGAGTCTGCCGAAAATTGGCGACGTATTTGGCGGCAAAGACCATACGACGGTACTGTACAGTTGTGACAAGATCGAAAAAAATAAAGCGGTTAATGCTGAACTGGCTCGCACAATTCAGCAATTAGGTGAGCAAATCACGGGTCGTCGCTAA
- a CDS encoding glycosyltransferase family 39 protein — protein MVRVARQALALLFWMGLATYLYGSTLTLKPLWSDEFATIVFSLGRSFQAIPINQILDSSDLLAPLQTAPSTSWATVLHRLLTEDTHPPVFFWLNYEWIHVGSRWLPDWFAHASGAPSVWAVRSLSAFCGVLCVPAMFGLAWVTTRSSAVAQLAAGLMAVSPFGLYLAQEARHYSLATLWVILALTSWMTVVRSWQQRLFPSWWVSFAWIGINALGLATHYFFSLIFLAQAMVLLLLLGVDFSTRWQRWPAGAGWGFWSRVGLVAIATAINLLVWLAVWQSISRSELIQWVYTGAQTGWQAWLNPLLNLLVGGITMTVLLPIQSVPPGMGRLAGALTIVCALLIIWGVIRGLRQQWQARQQRLLLWATLASLAGALVGLLYLDYGLGADVTRGFRFNFLYLPSLLLLVAWGLGMDRREVRQRWRWGYAVLLLGLLGSLTVGHNWGYQKVHRPELIASAIVQLEQTIADETAPQTESSTAPILIAAPYRTHAQTTRLMSLAWDLQQRQQPARFYLDQQQCQPTDPIACRQLTAFAQQQIPAQMAYPFRLWLINYNSLDNLSPIGCDRDLQVGVQQVDGFTAQPYRCEKPPQT, from the coding sequence GTGGTAAGGGTTGCGCGTCAGGCGTTGGCGCTGCTGTTTTGGATGGGGTTAGCGACTTATCTCTACGGTAGTACCTTAACCCTAAAGCCCTTGTGGAGCGATGAGTTCGCTACGATTGTGTTTAGTTTGGGCCGTAGTTTTCAAGCAATTCCGATTAACCAAATACTGGATTCGTCGGATTTATTGGCCCCGCTTCAGACGGCCCCATCGACGAGTTGGGCAACGGTGTTACATCGACTATTGACGGAAGATACCCATCCACCGGTATTTTTTTGGCTGAATTATGAGTGGATTCATGTGGGCAGCCGCTGGCTGCCCGATTGGTTTGCCCATGCGTCTGGTGCGCCTTCGGTTTGGGCTGTGCGATCGCTCTCGGCTTTCTGTGGTGTTTTGTGTGTGCCGGCGATGTTTGGTTTGGCTTGGGTCACGACGCGATCGTCTGCCGTGGCCCAGTTAGCCGCTGGATTAATGGCGGTCTCGCCGTTTGGCTTGTATTTGGCCCAAGAAGCGCGGCACTATAGCCTGGCAACGCTGTGGGTGATTCTGGCCTTGACCAGTTGGATGACGGTTGTGCGATCGTGGCAGCAGCGATTATTCCCGTCATGGTGGGTGAGCTTTGCCTGGATTGGCATTAACGCCCTTGGCCTGGCCACACATTACTTTTTCAGTTTGATTTTTTTAGCGCAAGCAATGGTTTTACTGTTGCTTTTGGGGGTGGATTTCAGCACGCGTTGGCAGCGTTGGCCGGCTGGGGCGGGTTGGGGATTTTGGTCGCGTGTGGGGCTGGTCGCGATCGCCACAGCGATAAATCTGTTGGTTTGGTTGGCTGTCTGGCAAAGCATTTCTCGCAGTGAATTAATTCAGTGGGTCTATACCGGGGCCCAAACGGGTTGGCAAGCCTGGCTGAATCCCCTGTTGAATTTATTGGTTGGCGGCATCACCATGACTGTTTTGTTGCCGATTCAATCTGTGCCACCGGGGATGGGGCGACTGGCCGGGGCGCTAACGATCGTTTGTGCATTGCTGATAATTTGGGGAGTGATTCGTGGTTTGAGGCAACAGTGGCAGGCGCGACAGCAGCGTTTATTGCTGTGGGCTACGCTGGCGAGTTTGGCGGGGGCGCTAGTGGGGTTGTTGTACCTGGATTATGGTTTGGGCGCGGATGTCACCCGGGGATTTCGATTTAACTTCCTCTATTTACCGAGTCTGCTGTTGTTGGTCGCTTGGGGCCTGGGAATGGACCGGCGTGAGGTCCGTCAGCGTTGGCGGTGGGGGTATGCGGTGTTATTGCTGGGGTTACTCGGTTCTCTGACGGTTGGTCATAATTGGGGCTATCAAAAAGTGCATCGGCCGGAGTTGATTGCGTCAGCGATCGTTCAGCTCGAACAAACAATCGCCGATGAGACTGCGCCCCAGACAGAATCATCAACCGCACCAATTTTAATTGCAGCACCCTATCGAACCCATGCCCAAACCACCCGCTTGATGAGTTTGGCTTGGGACTTACAACAACGCCAACAACCGGCGCGCTTTTACCTTGATCAGCAGCAATGTCAGCCAACGGACCCGATCGCCTGTCGCCAGTTAACCGCATTCGCGCAGCAGCAAATTCCAGCGCAGATGGCCTATCCTTTTCGGTTGTGGTTAATTAATTACAATTCGCTCGATAACTTGTCGCCGATCGGCTGTGATCGAGATTTGCAAGTGGGTGTGCAGCAGGTCGATGGTTTTACGGCCCAGCCCTATCGTTGCGAAAAGCCCCCGCAGACTTAA